A region from the Candidatus Thiothrix putei genome encodes:
- the folE gene encoding GTP cyclohydrolase I FolE: protein MSDASQLYADLITSIGEDITRDGLLKTPERAAKAFSFLTQGYQQSLDVIVNEAVFDSSNDEMVVVKDIEFYSLCEHHMLPFVGKAHVAYLPKGKVLGLSKIARITDMYARRLQIQENMTKQIADAIQQVTGAAGVGVVLEAQHFCMMMRGVQKQHSSTVTSMMLGEFRDNSRTRQEFLHLIK, encoded by the coding sequence ATGAGCGATGCCAGCCAACTCTACGCTGATTTGATTACCAGTATTGGTGAAGACATTACCCGTGACGGTTTACTCAAAACCCCGGAACGGGCGGCGAAAGCCTTCAGTTTTTTGACCCAAGGCTACCAACAATCCTTAGACGTTATCGTCAATGAGGCCGTATTTGACTCCAGCAATGATGAAATGGTGGTGGTGAAAGACATCGAATTCTATTCCTTGTGCGAACATCACATGCTGCCATTTGTGGGCAAGGCACACGTCGCTTATTTGCCCAAGGGAAAAGTGTTGGGCTTGTCTAAAATTGCCCGCATTACCGATATGTACGCACGCCGTTTGCAGATTCAGGAAAACATGACCAAGCAAATTGCCGACGCGATTCAGCAAGTGACAGGAGCAGCAGGCGTGGGCGTAGTGTTGGAAGCCCAGCATTTTTGCATGATGATGCGCGGGGTACAAAAGCAGCATTCATCCACGGTGACGTCGATGATGCTGGGGGAGTTCCGTGATAACAGCCGCACGCGGCAGGAATTCCTGCATTTGATCAAATGA